One window from the genome of Parasteatoda tepidariorum isolate YZ-2023 chromosome 8, CAS_Ptep_4.0, whole genome shotgun sequence encodes:
- the LOC122270828 gene encoding N-acetyltaurine hydrolase translates to MDYFKSNGGGTIVDNCSIGLRANGQADYLEELSQSTGVKIVAGSGFYVSGSQSQSTLHMSVETLCEKLRQDLLVGMDGTNIKCGCIGEVGCSWPITDFEKKSLVSTAIVQEETGAPVIIHPGRDSRCPEEIFRVFQEAGGRVSNTVMSHLDRTLLTKESLLEFASLGSYCEFDLFGIEVSLYQLDELIPMPSDAQRMESLRCLIQEGYGDKIVVAHDIHTKHRLMKYGGHGYSHILLNIVPIMKSRGFHPEDVRKILYTNPASWLTFH, encoded by the exons ATGGACTACTTCAAGAGCAATGGAGGGGGCACAATTGTCGACAATTGTTCCATCGGATTGAGGGCAAATGGTCAGGCAGATTATTTGGAAGAACTGTCTCAATCGACTGGGGTCAAGATTGTAGCTGGATCAG GTTTCTATGTGTCTGGTTCCCAGTCTCAGTCCACTCTTCATATGAGTGTCGAGACCTTGTGCGAGAAATTGAGGCAAGATCTGCTGGTGGGGATGGATGGGACAAACATTAAATGCGGCTGCATCGGGGAGGTTGGATGTTCATGGCCCATCACAG ATTTCGAGAAAAAGTCGTTAGTGTCTACGGCAATTGTACAAGAGGAAACCGGAGCCCCTGTCATTATACATCCCGGAAGAGATTCTCGTTGTCCGGAAGAGATTTTCCGCGTATTTCAAGAGGCGGGCGGAAGAGTTTCTAACACAGTCATGTCACACCTAGACC GTACCCTTTTAACGAAGGAGAGTCTTTTGGAGTTTGCATCTCTCGGAAGCTATTGTGAATTCGATCTCTTTGGAATTGAAGTGTCTCTCTATCAACTGGACGAACTCATCCCCATGCCCAGTGATGCTCAGCGGATGGAGTCACTGAGATGCCTCATTCAGGAAGGTTACGGAGACAAAATAGTTGTAGCTCATGACATACACACAAAACACAGATTG atgaaATATGGTGGTCATGGATACTCTCACATCCTCCTCAATATTGTCCCCATAATGAAGAGCCGGGGGTTCCATCCAGAGGACGTCCGCAAAATTCTCTACACGAACCCAGCTTCCTGGCTGACTTTCCACTAG